A region of the Cricetulus griseus strain 17A/GY chromosome 7, alternate assembly CriGri-PICRH-1.0, whole genome shotgun sequence genome:
GGTTCTTATGGCAGCTGAAATAGCTCTCTTGGGAGGCAAATTCTCAGTAATTGCTGCTTCTCCTTACTGCTCCGTTAGCTGGGATCTTGTCTCTCAAGGCATATCACGTCTATGCCTGGGACCTTTGTCAACCCATCCCAGTCAGACTTTTCTTTCACCACAGAAAATCTCTAATGTCTCATTCTGTCTCCTGGAGCTTCAGCTATGCAAATTGCTGTGATCATTGCCTCCCCACAATTTTTCTGCAGAGACAGaagatttaatttgcattttaaagtaaTTCATGCTGACTAGAGTTCCAGGctagggaaggagaaaggaccaGCCCAGGGCCTGCATTTAACCGTTGTTCCTGGCTCTAATGCCTGTGTGATTGAGCCCTTTTCAGAGAAATCTGAGCTCTTTGGATGAAGAATGCTTCAAAGTGGCAGGGGAAAGTTACGGGAAAGGGAAGGCATTACacagacaaaacagcagcaggATGTGGCTGGTGGGTAATGTCTGCCTAGTAAGAGAGACACCCTGGATTCAATCTCTTGCCTTGgtagggtggagggtggaggtggTATGCGTGGTACATCATGGTCTAGCAGGTAAAGCACATGCCCTGCAAACCTGACAACCTACATTTGATCCTGGAtctcacagtggaaggagagaatgcaCCCCTAAAAGTGGTCtactgacctctacatgcactcTATGGAATATAAGGGTCCACAGTCCCTCCTTCTCACATACAATAAGacaataacattttaaagatttatctttgtgtgtatggGCGTGTGTCTATGTAGACGTATGGAGTCCAAAGTTACAGCAGGCTGGAGATGccttatgtaggttctgggaaccaaaccggGGTCCATTGCTGGAGCATTAtatgcttttaattgctgagccatttctccaggcccaataataacatttctttaaataaggaaaaacaacTGTAGCTAAGAGAAGTGCACCTCACAcaagcagaaataaaaacaggaacTGTTTATTTCATTGCTTAAAATAGTTCTATTAATGACTGCTGGACTATCTTTAATGATTTCAAAGGTCTCACTGACGCATATTGGTGGGGGTGAAGCCACACACCCCTGTGCCACAAGAACCATTCAGTATGACTGATAACATGCAAATATCATTTTCAAAAACAGAGCAATATCATGATAGGATAAAAAAAAGTCTATTGAGCAAATagatttcacatttttttaaaaaggggaacAGGGTACCGTTAGGATTCTACTATGCCCAACAGGAAATCTTGGGCATACCCACAAGCCTGCCCCATTCACAGAAAGGAACAAAGGTCCAGAAGTTACACTGCTCATTCTAGATCACTGAACTAAAGTTCTGAATTTgctatttcaaattttttttaaagtggacaTCATACACTTATTTATTCAGAACTTTCATATAAAAGAGTAACAATCATTTCAATTACTATTAACCAGACTTTTTCTGTTGTAATAATTTTTGAATAGTTACCCATTGCACTGAAAACCACAGATTCAAAATTCACAATtaaatcacaatttaaaaaaattaaaacttcatgCCAAATAAAAAGTAGCCGCCAGTTAGTGGAAAACACATTTACATTTCAGAgtagtttaaaattatttaccaaaatgtctcttttctctctttgtaaaGCATGTTTACTCTCAAGATGCaattctttgagttttttttttttttttttgcttgttttgggttttttttggggggttgctttgttttgagacggggtttctctgtgtagccctggttatcctggaactcagtctgcagaccaggctggtctagaactcacagagatctgcctgcctctgcctgccaagtggtAGGATGGTGTGGACTACCACGCCCAATCATACACTTGTTTTTCAGTATTTGATATTCACAGTACATTCATTAGGGTCACAATTTCATGTTCAAGACCCCAGAATCTGCACTGCCTACAATGAGGTAGATAAACTTACTGAGTGCTTTTGGCTAGGATTAATTTCCTTTAGACTCAaccatctctttttaaaagatagatttCCAAAATAGTGAGCAAAAGACCGAAAATGTCTTCATACTTGGCCTAAAAGTGGGGGAAAAAATAGAATTTCAAGAAGGTATTATCAAAGTTTCTGTacctcattttaatttaaaaacagaataaaagcagCAAATTACAAAGCCACTACAGATCTTAAACTCACCATCTTTGAACATCTAGAGAGCCTGGCTCTAATTCTGATTTGGGAATCTGTCCACTCAGAGGCCTCTAGTTAACACCTCCAGGGGGCCAGACCAGCTGCTGCCCCTTAACCTTGACCCTAAACTTCAAGTCTCCTACCAAGTTCAGACCTGACTGCTTGGTTTCTTCAAAGGGACCTCTCCCTGGGAACAAGAATCCCATCTCTAGGCACATCAAAGTTCAGACAGACGGTAGAGGCCCTCCCTTCTGGGTACAATAGACTGCAATGGATAAAGTTGGAAGTGAGACAGGCTGCAGGTGTTGGGCCTGTCTTGGACAGGCTTAGATGGTATGGCACAGGCCCTGGTAGGTCAACCAAGGCATTGGTAGCTTCAAGGCCATTCAGGTTGGAGGGGGCAGACTGGGCACTAAACCAGCTAAAGGCCCCGGGGTGTGTCGACGAGAGATTTCAGTAAAGGATGGTAGGCCACCACGGATCTTGGTCTTTTTGCGGGGAGCCATGGGCGAGGCACCCAAGAACTTGCTGAAGGAGCTTGACTTCTTCAAGCCGCGGGCCAGGTCCTGGAGCATCAAGTCGTCAGCCAGGACGCCCAGAAACGCGCTAGTGGTGGAGCCGAGGATAGTGGCAGCCACCTGCACGGGGTGCCGCGACACAAGACTCCCACTGCCACCACTGGCTGCATCAAGCTCGGTGGTTGCTCGCAGGCCGGGATCACCGAGTAAACGCCGCAGCGCGTAGGAGGAGCCAGGCCGCAGGTACTGGTAGGCACGACGGCCGCTGTGGTCGCGGACGTTCACTTGGGCGCCCAGACGCACCACTAACAGCACCGCTGCATCCTCGTGGCCGTGCAGGGCCGCCAGGTGCAACGGCGTGTAGCCACCGTGCGAGCGCGCGTTCACGTCCACAGGCGCGCCCCCACGCCGGGCGACCTCCACCAGCTGTAGAGCCATCTCCCGGTCGCCGCTCTTCGCTGCCCAGTGTAGGGCGGTGAAACCCGACATGAAGTCACGCTTGGCAGCCAGGCCGCAGTCCCGCAAGAGCAGCCCGTGCAGATGGTGGCTCCAATGGCCGCTGGCCGTGCGCACCAGCCACTCGTGCTCCGTGGGCTCCAGGGGCACCGCGGGAGGCGGCGGCGGCGCGGCAGGCACCTCCTCCGTGTCCGGGCTCAGCAGGCGCGGGCCCGCGCGCGACAGGCGCCTGAGATGAGGGGAGCGGCCGGGTCCCAGGTGGAGGCCCAGACCCGACTCCTCTACCGAGAGCCGCCGCAAGAGCATCGGGGAGGCCCGCGGGCTCGGTTCCTCCGACCGCTGCCGGCGCAGGCCTTGCTCCTCCGCGCGGATCCTCAGCGCCGCGGGGCCGGGGACCACGCAGCGCACCGGTAGCATGCAGGGCTTCTGCGGTGGCACTTGCGCCGAGGGAGGTGCAGGCTCTGGGGCTGGCGACTCTGTGGTCGGTGAGGCTGGCCCGGATGGCACACTGGTTGGTGCGGCTCCCTCCGAGGGCCAGGGTAGCTCCTGATCCTCGGGTCCCCCGGGCTGTGGCTCTGAGCCGGATGGAGCCCCAAGCTGGGTGACCCCTGAGGGTGGGGTCCCTGAGGCATTCTGTAGCTCCGATGGTGCGGACAAGTCCTCCTGCGGTTCCTCAGACGGCTGTGGGGAGAGGGTAGCTTCGGGGACGCAGTTGTCCTCCGCTGGGACGGCAGTGCACTCGGCCTGCGTGACGGGCACCCCAGGGTTGGAGGTGTGCGGGGGCTCTGGTCCCTCCGGCGGCCGCGGCTTCTTTCTCAGCACCACGAATTTGACCCCGTCCAGCTCCTTCACCACGGCCACGTTGTTGACGAACTTCTTGAAGCGGTCCCTACGGGCTGCGCGGCCGCGCGGGTCCCCAGCGTCCAGCAGCGGCTTGAAGCGGCTCAGCAGCTCGGAGTTGCGCACCTGCCCGCCGCGCTCCAAAAGGAAGCCCAGCACCGCCGCCTGGCTCACCCCTGCGGCTGCTGCGGCGGCAGCGGCTGCGGCTGCCAGCGCCATGCTCGGTGCCTGCCTATGGCTGCGGGCTCTCCCCAGCCGCCTCGCCAGGCTCACCTGAGGCTCTGATCCCCGAAGCTGGACTACAGTCACGCCCTCCCCGCTTCACTGGGACGTCTCCGGGCGAAGGGCGCTTGGGGGATCCTGCCCTCCGCCTGCGCCTGGCCGGGCCCCCAGCCTGAGGGGTAGGTTGCTGCCGAGAGATCCTGTCCAATGGGTGCTGGGCTCCATGCCCCTGAGCGGCGCTCGGCTTACAGGTGACAGCTGCCACTGGAGGTGCGGAAGGAAAGAGGGAGCGGAACCTCTCCgggctgcccccaccccagccgTGGAATTAAAGGCGCAGCGCTGCTCTTCTGCTCTGCTCCTGGTTGCTAGGTGGGTGTGTTCCCTGGGGATGTTGCCGTGGATGGGCGAGGCATGGATATTTATTCCTTTCAGCAGTACttaccacaaaataaaagcaatattttatatatgtttgtcCTTGCAATATATGTTGCATCAATACTACTCCAATTTCTGATGCCTCTCTTACAGGAAAACGGATTCATGAAATTCACAGCAAGAATGATTCGCTGTGTGTGACATTGACTGCATGGTACTAGAGGCTCACAAAAGGTTTAGAAAGCAGTTTTCTCATGATAAAATAatactgttattattttatgtggagcttttcaatttgcatttttctttattatttattgagtggtgtgtgtgtgtgtgtgtgtgtgtgtgtgtgtgtgtgtgtgtgtgttgtaggtcagaagacaacttcagacAGTCGGTTCTAGCTTTCTATCATATGGGCTCTGGAGCTCGAATTCAGGTCATCTGGCATGGCGGCAGGCACTTAGTTACTCACTGAACTATTTCAAACACACTCCCTTTATTTTGTCTCTTTATGTACCTCAGGTTGGTATGGAACTTGCAACACCACTGCCACTGTGTTCTGAGTGCTAGACTATACGTGTACACCAGCATGCTTCCCAAAAAACCAGTCTGTTTTAACATAGGATTTCAGGAATAAACccacaggaaaacacagagaaggaaaaaataccACAGGAAATGACCattaacattttgaaatattttcttctactatgtatacatacatttgcTATACTTTAAAAAGGCAAGGTAGGAACTATATTGAGGCGTTAAACATGGAACCCAAGGTCTCCCAAATGCCCAACTATGCCACCACACCTCCAGCCCaagctgtttttaaaactttggatatttcacaaatatttattgagaacgTAGCTTGTGCTGGGACCTTTTCAGGCTTTGATATATGTTAGCAGAGATAAAAGCTTTGGTCTAACAGAGTTCATTTATCAGGAGGAAACAGAAGTGAGAAAGCTGCTTAATACGCTATGTGAGCTATAGCATACACTACCAACACTTTTAGGAAATCCAGTGTGGTCAAACTCAGTGGGGATAGGTTGGGAGTTTGAGCTGGGTCGTCAGGGCAGGACTCATGGTGAAGGTGAAGTTGAAACTTAAACAAGAACTTCAGGTTAGGAAGTTATGCAGATGAAAAAGAGCTTTAGCAGCGGAGGAAGCCAACAGGGAGGGGGCGGGGTTGGTTGTttaacttttgttgtttgttgttttcaactttatttatgtgtgcttgCCTGGTGGTGGCCACAGGCATGCCACAGTGCAGGAATGGAGGTTAAAGACTTCATCCAGgacctctttccttttttttttttttttttttttttttttttttttttttttaccatgtggATTTTGagaggattgaactcagctcatcCACCTtggtgtgttgtttgttttctaaaaacgTCTCTCATAGGACTCATTAAGGCCTCAAACTCTGACAGAGACTGTCTTTAAACTCCcgatcatcctgcctccacttaAATGCTTAGATTACAGGCTTTGAGACCGTAccagcggtgtgtgtgtgtgtgtgtgtgtgtgtgtgtgtgtgtgtgtgtgtgtgtgtgtgtgaatccaactagaatatatgtatgtattcccagcaggctgtcctggaactcacagtcctcctgcttTACTagtctaagtgctgagatcacaggtgtgtaccatcaggCTGGgggtttcttgttgtttttgtttttttgtgtgtttcagacTAGTTCTCCCTATGTAACCCTgactgaaacttgctatgtagaccaagctagcccaAACTTACAGAGCTCCACATGCCTGCACCAAtacctgaatgctgggaattaaaggtatgtgctatcaGGCCTGGCCAACTATACtgggagtttgttttgttttgtgagacaggctttctctgtgtcctggcagtcctggaactcactttgtagaccaggatggcctttaATAGAGATATTTGTCTGGCTTTGCCCtgagagtgctaggattaaaggtatataccatcATACCAGgctaggtttttggtttttgttttgttttgtttttttaacgtgcactgctgttttgcctgcatgtatgtctgtgtgagggtgccagatcccctggaactggaattacagacagttgtgagctaccatgtgggagccgagaatggaacctgggtcctctggaagaacagtcagtgctcttaactgctgagccatctgtccagtccattgtttttttgtttgtttgtttgttttgttttttaacttaaaaatttttgggtttgttttgggttttggtggggttttttttttgttgttgatgttgctttttggttttttgaaacagggtttctgtgtagctttggagcctatcctggaactcgctctgaagaccaagctgaccttgaactcgaagaaatccacctgtctctgcctccctagtgctgggattaaaggcgtgtgccaccaatacccggccattaacttaaaattttttaatctaataataagtttgtgtgtgcgtgcgtgcgtgcgtgcgtgcgtgcgtgcgtgcgtgcgtgcgtgtgtgtgtgtgtgtgtgtgtgtgtgtgtgtgtgtgtgtgtgtgttttgattgcactacatgcattcctggtgccaacagaggcatcagattccttcctggacatgtgggtgctgggagctgaactgaGGGAGAGAAGCaaatgttcttagccactgagcccatctctccagccccgtcatCTCCTAATTCTGTTATAAATATTTTCCCAGTTgtcatttatcttttaattttgttttctgatggcaTTCATTTTAGACAACTAGATTTCTTTGTAATGATTGCATCTTTTCCATGGAAAGATAAATACAAACAGGAAGGTATCTCTACAATGTAAAAGAACATTTAGGACCAATTGCCTTCTGCATTGTCAAGCAATCAAAATAAGAGTGATACCAATGTGCTTGGAAGGTTTTGTGTCTCTGCCCACAAAacccagaagagaacattggattctctggaactggagtcgccatgtgggtattaggaatcgaacctgggtcctttgcaagagtagccagGAACTTCTGAGTCATCGTTCCCTCCCCATATTACTTTTTCTAAAAAATCTACCCCAAGTTACACTCTAATAAAACCTGCTGTACCTTCCCTGCATCTATGGCAGTCTGTTCTTGTCTGCAGTCGACTCCAGGAGCATCCATTATCTATCTGTGGGTGTGAAGCCGTGAGTCAGGGCTCGGTGAAGGGGATATAATCTGCCTGGAGGAGTTCACCACTCAGAGCAGAGGAAAGCTGCCAAGCCATTCTGCTACCTAGTTCAGGTGCCCCCTTCAGGTGCTTGCTGGAAGGGTGACTCTAGGACAGTGGATGGGGAATGTAGGAAGCCCTCAGGGACAGATGAAGACTTGGAAGGAGGACTGAAGtccaagtcaaggcaaggcatgtgGAGCCTGTTTGCAGTTCAGGGTGTGTCCCACTG
Encoded here:
- the LOC113836819 gene encoding ankyrin repeat domain-containing protein SOWAHA; the protein is MALAAAAAAAAAAAGVSQAAVLGFLLERGGQVRNSELLSRFKPLLDAGDPRGRAARRDRFKKFVNNVAVVKELDGVKFVVLRKKPRPPEGPEPPHTSNPGVPVTQAECTAVPAEDNCVPEATLSPQPSEEPQEDLSAPSELQNASGTPPSGVTQLGAPSGSEPQPGGPEDQELPWPSEGAAPTSVPSGPASPTTESPAPEPAPPSAQVPPQKPCMLPVRCVVPGPAALRIRAEEQGLRRQRSEEPSPRASPMLLRRLSVEESGLGLHLGPGRSPHLRRLSRAGPRLLSPDTEEVPAAPPPPPAVPLEPTEHEWLVRTASGHWSHHLHGLLLRDCGLAAKRDFMSGFTALHWAAKSGDREMALQLVEVARRGGAPVDVNARSHGGYTPLHLAALHGHEDAAVLLVVRLGAQVNVRDHSGRRAYQYLRPGSSYALRRLLGDPGLRATTELDAASGGSGSLVSRHPVQVAATILGSTTSAFLGVLADDLMLQDLARGLKKSSSFSKFLGASPMAPRKKTKIRGGLPSFTEISRRHTPGPLAGLVPSLPPPT